In a genomic window of Littorina saxatilis isolate snail1 linkage group LG6, US_GU_Lsax_2.0, whole genome shotgun sequence:
- the LOC138968006 gene encoding uncharacterized protein: MWNVHDRVLTDTAKSNNSCEGWHHAFQNVVGACYPNIWRLIEALKKEQALVQADVTRLLGGQAPAPKRRKYKDLQKRIKTIVRQYNNGGRGLLETMEGLAFAFMF; this comes from the coding sequence ATGTGGAACGTGCACGACCGCGTTCTCACTGATACTGCCAAGTCCAACAACAGCTGTGAAGGGTGGCATCACGCCTTTCAGAACGTGGTCGGGGCGTGCTACCCCAATATTTGGAGGCTGATAGAGGCCCTCAAGAAAGAACAGGCACTTGTCCAGGCGGACGTCACACGTCTACTGGGAGGCCAGGCTCCAGCGCCCAAAAGGCGCAAGTACAAAGACTTACAGAAACGGATAAAGACGATCGTTAGACAATACAATAACGGAGGTCGGGGGCTGCTTGAAACAATGGAAGGACTCGCCTTTGCTTTCATGTTCTAG